The Nitrospirae bacterium CG2_30_53_67 DNA window ATTCCCGGCGCGGGCCCGCCGCCTACGACAATGGCTAATGTCTCACTCATGTTTTTTCTCCCATTGAGTGGCTAAAAAGGGATGTCATCCTCAATCGTGGAGGCGGAGCTTGGCGCCTCATTTTCAGTTGCTGTATGGTCGGAACCAGGGGCGGAAGCGGAACCGGAACCGGGACCTCCCAGCATGATCATGTTCTCCGCCCGGACTTCAGTGGTATACCGCTTGTTCCCGTCTTTATCTTCCCAGGACCTAGTGGTCAGCCTTCCTTCGATGTACACCTGTTTTCCCTTGGTCAGATATTCCCCGCAGATCTCGCCCAGTTTACCCCAGGCCACGATGTTATGCCATTCTGTCCGCTCGTTCTTCTGTCCGTCCTTACCGGTCCAAGACTCGTTTGTTGCCATGGAGAAGTTAGCCACAGCCGACCCGTTCGTCGTATATCTCACCTCCGGGTTTTTCCCTAGTCTGCCGATAAGCTGTAC harbors:
- a CDS encoding single-stranded DNA-binding protein, which gives rise to MKSLNRVQLIGRLGKNPEVRYTTNGSAVANFSMATNESWTGKDGQKNERTEWHNIVAWGKLGEICGEYLTKGKQVYIEGRLTTRSWEDKDGNKRYTTEVRAENMIMLGGPGSGSASAPGSDHTATENEAPSSASTIEDDIPF